A genomic window from Camelina sativa cultivar DH55 chromosome 2, Cs, whole genome shotgun sequence includes:
- the LOC104723578 gene encoding DNA (cytosine-5)-methyltransferase 1-like produces the protein MVENGVKAMKKGKKRALPEISEPEEVSRTRRPRRAAACTNFKEKSVRLDAKSATVEVKRQQTVDEEIVALMLTTLEGGDIEPRPTRRLNDFVLFDSDGVSQPVEMLEINDIFVSGAILPSDVCSDKEKEKGVRCPSFGRVEHWSISGYEDGSPVIWISTELADYDCRKPAAGYKKVYDYFFEKARASVAVYKKLSKSSGGDPDTSLDALLAAVARSMIGSKYFSGGAAIQDFVISQGDFIYNQLAGLDETANKHETSYAEIPVLVALRDKSSIVDKALQMQGKPSNGVVRIDGVSETNGLTSKQLVDGADEDRRYAKLLQDEEYRKSMQRRPRKNTSSASASNMFYIKINEDEIASDYPLPSYYKSTKEETDELLLYDAWYELDADDLPRRMLHNWALYDSDLRMISLELLPMEQCDDIDVTIFGSGVVTEDMGLWFSPEHPDSDSQSHDPDGMSIFLSQIKGWIIEFGADGYISISIRTDMAWYRLGKPSKQYALWYKPVLKTATVGIHIITLLGHESRFAKLSLADVIKRLSGFPMNDKAYISSDVVAVERYLIVHGQIIIQLFAKYPNNDLKRCAFVVGLANKLEDRHHSKWIIKTKKILQKKENLNPRAGMAPVVSKRKSMQATTTRLVNRIWGEFYSNYSPEEAIGAANEEEEVEDEDENGEEEIEEEGENEDVTEETVAEPAEVQKPHAPKKIRASSGKREIRWDGESLGKTSAGEPLYRQALIGGESVAVGGAVTLEVDDSDELPAIYFVEYMFESTDHCKMLHGRFLQRGSKTVLGNASNERELFLTNECTNVQLKDIKGIVGFEIRSRPWGHQYRKENIAADKLDRERALERKAKDLPTEYYCKSLYSPERGGFFSLPLSDIGRSSGFCNSCKIREDEEERSAIKLNVSKTGFFSNGIEYSTEDFVYVNPDSIDGLKEDSRTVYKSGRNIGLRAYVVCQLLEIVPKESRKADLDSFDVKVRRFYRPEDVSAEKAYASDIQELYYSQETYVLHPGNIEGKCEVRKKNDMPLRREYPISDHIFFCELFFDSSKGSLKQLPANMKLKFSTIRDDTLLKKKKGKGVETETESGVVKPDEPPKEMRLATLDIFAGCGGLSQGLEKAGVSDTKWAIEYEEPAGQAFRQNHPESTVFVDNCNVILRAIMEKGGDQEDCVSTKEANELAAKLDEDQKSNLPTPGQVDFINGGPPCQGFSGMNRFNQSSWSKVQCEMILAFLSFADYLRPRYFLLENVRTFVSFNKGQTFQLTLASLLEMGYQVRFGILEAGAYGVSQSRKRAFIWAAAPEEVLPEWPEPMHVFGVPELKIPLSKGLYYAAVRSTALGAPFRPITVRDTIGDLPPVENGESRTNKEYKAEAVSWFQKEIRGSMIALTDHICKEMNEINLIRCKYIPKRPGADWRDLPNEKVKLSTGQVVEIIPWCLPNTAKRHNQWKGLFGRLDWQGNFPTSITDPQPMGKVGMCFHPEQDRILTVRECARSQGFPDSYEFSGNIIHKHRQIGNAVPPPLAFALGRKLKEALHLKKSLQQQP, from the exons aTGGTGGAGAATGGGGTTAAGGCTatgaagaagggaaagaagagaGCACTTCCAGAGATTAGCGAGCCAGAGGAAGTCTCGAGGACGAGGAGGCCGAGGCGTGCTGCAGCGTGTACGAATTTCAAGGAGAAATCTGTCCGACTCGATGCGAAATCTGCTACTGTTGAAGTAAAGAGACAGCAGACTGTGGACGAGGAGATTGTCGCGTTAATGTTAACGACTCTGGAGGGTGGTGACATTGAGCCTCGTCCAACCAGGAGGCTGAATGATTTcgttttgtttgattcagaTGGCGTCTCACAGCCTGTGGAGATGTTGGAGATTAATGACATATTCGTTTCTGGAGCTATCTTACCTTCAGATGTGTGTTCTgacaaggagaaagagaagggtGTGAGGTGTCCATCTTTTGGAAGGGTTGAGCATTGGAGTATTTCTGGTTATGAAGATGGTTCCCCTGTGATTTGGATCTCAACGGAGTTGGCGGATTACGATTGTCGTAAACCTGCTGCTGGATACAAGAAGGTTTATGATTATTTCTTTGAGAAAGCGCGTGCTTCTGTGGCTGTGTATAAGAAGTTGTCTAAGTCTTCGGGTGGGGATCCTGATACGAGTCTTGATGCTTTGCTTGCTGCGGTTGCTAGGTCAATGATTGGGAGCAAGTACTTTTCTGGTGGTGCGGCAATCCAAGACTTTGTTATATCTCAGggagattttatatataaccaaCTCGCTGGTTTGGATGAGACAGCCAATAAACATGAAACAAGCTATGCTGAGATTCCTGTTCTTGTAGCTCTCAGAGATAAGAGTAGTATAGTCGACAAGGCTTTGCAGATGCAAGGAAAACCATCTAATGGGGTTGTGAGGATTGATGGAGTTTCGGAGACCAATGGCTTGACATCGAAGCAACTGGTTGATGGTGCTGATGAGGACAGAAGATATGCTAAACTGTTACAAGATGAAGAGTATAGGAAATCTATGCAGCGGCGGCCCAGAAAAAACACCAGCTCAGCTTCTGCTTCAAATATGTTCTACATTAAGATCAATGAAGATGAGATTGCCAGTGATTATCCTCTCCCGTCCTACTATAAGAGCaccaaagaagaaacagatgAGCTTCTGCTTTATGATGCTTGGTATGAGCTTGACGCTGATGACCTGCCTCGCAGGATGCTTCACAACTGGGCTCTTTACGACTCTGATTTACGGATGATATCTCTTGAGCTTCTTCCCATGGAACAATGTGATGATATTGATGTCACCATTTTTGGTTCAGGCGTGGTGACTGAAGATATGGGACTGTGGTTTTCTCCAGAACATCCTGACAGTGATTCCCAGTCACACGATCCTGATGGGATGAGCATATTTCTCAGTCAAATAAAGGGATGGATTATTGAGTTTGGGGCGGACGGATATATCTCCATTTCTATACGAACAGATATGGCCTG GTATCGTCTTGGAAAGCCGTCAAAGCAGTATGCCCTTTGGTATAAACCTGTTCTGAAAACAGCAACGGTTGGGATACACATTATTACATTGCTCGGCCATGAAAGTAGGTTTGCAAAGCTTTCATTAGCAGATGTCATAAAGAGACTGTCTGGGTTTCCGATGAATGATAAAGCTTACATTTCTTCTGATGTCGTGGCTGTTGAGAGATATTTGATTGTCCATGGACAAATTATCATACAGCTTTTTGCAAAATATCCCAACAATGATTTAAAAAGATGTGCATTTGTTGTTGGTCTTGCAAATAAATTGGAGGATAGGCACCACTCAAAATGGATCATCAAGACGAAGAAAATTTTGCAGAAGAAAGAGAATCTGAATCCAAGGGCAGGCATGGCACCTGTGGTATCCAAGAGGAAATCTATGCAAGCAACAACGACACGCCTGGTCAACAGAATTTGGGGAGAGTTTTACTCTAATTACTCTCCAGAGGAGGCGATTGGTGCAGCAAATGAGGAGGAAGAGGTGGAAGACGAGGACGAAAATGGggaggaagagattgaagagGAAGGTGAAAATGAAGATGTCACGGAGGAGACTGTAGCAGAACCTGCTGAAGTTCAAAAGCCTCATGCTCCTAAGAAAATTCGAGCCAGTTCTGGAAAAAGGGAAATACGATGGGATGGCGAGAGTCTAGGAAAAACATCTGCTGGTGAGCCTCTTTATCGACAAGCCCTTATTGGAGGGGAATCAGTGGCTGTAGGTGGTGCTGTCACCTTGGAAGTTGATGATTCAGATGAACTCCCGGCCATCTATTTTGTGGAGTACATGTTCGAAAGTACAGATCACTGCAAAATGTTACATGGTAGGTTCTTACAAAGAGGATCTAAGACGGTTCTGGGGAATGCATCCAACGAGAGGGAACTATTTCTGACCAATGAATGCACGAATGTACAGCTTAAGGACATAAAAGGAATAGTCGGCTTTGAGATTCGATCAAGGCCATGGGGGCATCAGTATAGGAAAGAGAACATCGCTGCAGATAAGCTCGACCGGGAAAGAGCAttagaaagaaaagcaaaagatttGCCAACAGAATACTACTGCAAAAGCTTGTACTCACCTGAGAGAGGGGGATTCTTTAGTCTTCCACTAAGTGATATTGGTCGCAGTTCTGGGTTCTGCAATTCATGTAAGATAAGGGAGGATGAAGAGGAGAGGTCTGCAATTAAACTAAATGTTTCAAAGACAGGCTTTTTCTCCAATGGGATTGAGTATTCTACTGAGGATTTCGTCTATGTCAACCCTGACTCAATAGATGGATTGAAGGAGGATAGCAGAACTGTTTATAAGTCTGGGCGGAACATTGGGTTAAGAGCATATGTTGTTTGCCAATTGTTGGAAATCGTCCCAAAGGAATCTAGAAAGGCTGATTTGGATTCCTTTGATGTGAAAGTTAGAAGGTTTTATAGGCCTGAGGATGTTTCTGCAGAGAAGGCCTATGCTTCAGACATCCAAGAA TTGTACTACAGCCAGGAAACATACGTTCTCCATCCAGGAAATATAGAGGGAAAATGTgaagtaagaaagaaaaatgacaTGCCCTTACGCCGTGAATATCCAATATCAGATCATATTTTCTTCTGCGAACTTTTCTTTGATTCCTCCAAAGGTTCTCTCAAGCAG TTGCCCGCCAATATGAAGCTGAAGTTCTCTACTATTAGGGACGACAcacttctaaaaaaaaaaaagggaaagggAGTAGAGACTGAAACTGAGTCTGGGGTTGTCAAGCCTGATGAGCCACCTAAAGAGATGCGTCTGGCTACACTAGATATATTTGCTGGTTGTGGTGGCCTGTCTCAAGGACTGGAAAAGGCTG GTGTATCTGATACAAAGTGGGCAATTGAGTATGAAGAGCCAGCTGGGCAGGCTTTTAGACAAAACCATCCTGAGTCAACAGTTTTTGTTGACAACTGCAATGTGATTCTTAG GGCTATAATGGAGAAAGGTGGAGATCAAGAGGATTGTGTCTCTACTAAGGAGGCAAATGAACTCGCAGCTAAACTTGATGAGGATCAGAAGAGTAATCTGCCAACGCCTGGTCAAGTGGACTTCATCAACGGAGGACCTCCGTGTCAG GGCTTTTCTGGGATGAACAGATTCAACCAAAGCTCCTGGAGTAAAGTTCAATGTGAAATGATATTAGCATTCTTGTCATTTGCTGATTATCTCCGGCCAAGGTATTTTCTTCTGGAAAACGTGAGGACCTTTGTTTCATTCAATAAAGGGCAGACATTTCAGCTTACTTTGGCTTCCCTTCTCGAAATGGGTTACCAG GTGAGATTTGGTATCCTGGAGGCTGGTGCATATGGAGTATCCCAATCTCGTAAAAGAGCTTTCATCTGGGCAGCTGCGCCCGAAGAAGTTCTCCCAGAATGGCCTGAACCAATGCATGTCTTTGGTGTTCCGGAGTTGAAAATCCCTCTATCCAAAGGCTTATATTATGCTGCTGTTCGTAGTACTGCACTTGGTGCACCTTTCCGCCCAATCACCGTGAGAGACACAATTGGTGATCTTCCACCAGTAGAAAACGGAGAATCCAGGACAAACAAAGAG TATAAAGCTGAAGCAGTCTCGTGGTTCCAAAAGGAGATACGAGGGAGCATGATTGCTCTCACTGATCATATATGCAAGGAGATGAATGAAATAAACCTCATTCGATGTAAGTATATCCCAAAGAGGCCAGGTGCTGATTGGCGTGACCTGCCAAATGAAAAG GTAAAGCTATCAACTGGGCAGGTGGTAGAAATAATTCCCTGGTGTCTGCCAAACACAGCTAAGCGCCACAACCAGTGGAAGGGACTCTTTGGGAGACTAGACTGGCAAGGCAATTTTCCGACTTCCATTACCGATCCTCAGCCCATGGGCAAGGTGGGAATGTGCTTCCATCCTGAACAGGACAGAATCCTCACAGTCCGTGAATGCGCCCGATCTCAG GGGTTTCCGGATAGCTATGAGTTCTCAGGGAACATAATACACAAGCATAGGCAGATTGGGAATGCAGTCCCTCCACCATTGGCGTTTGCTCTTGGTCGTAAGCTCAAAGAAGCCCTACATCTCAAGAAGTCTCTTCAGCAACAACCCTAA
- the LOC104723584 gene encoding uncharacterized protein LOC104723584 isoform X2 yields MLQSQHFSDYGFDPQIHYFQVLEEAKKHKSSIDTFQFKLQKPISKDDLIRTTLHNKNKNKKRWLWCKNALFFFKCRKWPISRCSGGDNNNEFDDRTSDDDVHIARARNFRAGSLSGPVYVTESWSGSSTPYRTMTTTSAVHQYLSLRELNMERQQRITTSSSSMSGPIYLVT; encoded by the exons ATGCTCCAATCTCAACATTTCAGTGATTATGGCTTCGATCCCCAGATCCATTACTTTCAG GTTttggaagaagcaaagaagcacAAGTCCTCCATTGACACGTTTCAGTTCAAGCTTCAGAAACCTATATCGAAAGACGATTTGATCCGGACCACTCttcacaacaagaacaagaacaagaagcgtTGGTTATGGTGCAAGAAcgctttgttcttcttcaagtgTCGGAAATGGCCAATCTCACGATGCTCCGGTGGAGACAACAATAATGAGTTTGACGATCGTACTAGCGACGACGACGTTCACATTGCTAGAGCTAGGAACTTTAGAGCCGGTTCGTTATCTGGTCCGGTTTACGTGACGGAGAGCTGGAGCGGTTCAAGCACACCGTACCGAACGATGACTACGACGTCGGCGGTTCATCAGTATCTGAGTCTACGGGAGCTTAATATGGAGCGGCAACAGAGGATCACTACCTCTTCCTCTTCTATGTCCGGTCCTATTTACTTGGTCACGTGA
- the LOC104723584 gene encoding uncharacterized protein LOC104723584 isoform X1 yields the protein MSNKNNKSPIFPMIQSQHFSDYGFDPQIHYFQVLEEAKKHKSSIDTFQFKLQKPISKDDLIRTTLHNKNKNKKRWLWCKNALFFFKCRKWPISRCSGGDNNNEFDDRTSDDDVHIARARNFRAGSLSGPVYVTESWSGSSTPYRTMTTTSAVHQYLSLRELNMERQQRITTSSSSMSGPIYLVT from the exons ATGtctaacaaaaacaacaaatctcCAATTTTCCCTATGATCCAGTCTCAACATTTCAGTGATTATGGCTTCGATCCCCAGATCCATTACTTTCag GTTttggaagaagcaaagaagcacAAGTCCTCCATTGACACGTTTCAGTTCAAGCTTCAGAAACCTATATCGAAAGACGATTTGATCCGGACCACTCttcacaacaagaacaagaacaagaagcgtTGGTTATGGTGCAAGAAcgctttgttcttcttcaagtgTCGGAAATGGCCAATCTCACGATGCTCCGGTGGAGACAACAATAATGAGTTTGACGATCGTACTAGCGACGACGACGTTCACATTGCTAGAGCTAGGAACTTTAGAGCCGGTTCGTTATCTGGTCCGGTTTACGTGACGGAGAGCTGGAGCGGTTCAAGCACACCGTACCGAACGATGACTACGACGTCGGCGGTTCATCAGTATCTGAGTCTACGGGAGCTTAATATGGAGCGGCAACAGAGGATCACTACCTCTTCCTCTTCTATGTCCGGTCCTATTTACTTGGTCACGTGA